One region of Seriola aureovittata isolate HTS-2021-v1 ecotype China chromosome 15, ASM2101889v1, whole genome shotgun sequence genomic DNA includes:
- the LOC130182755 gene encoding odorant receptor 131-2-like — MSYATQFHTNITVELQYQGLLERAIITTLTTVLCCVFLFINGTMLFTLRSKPVFYETSRYILLYNLLLADTAQLVQSQVLYLLAAYRIKLTYPVCGFLSLFANLVTVVSPLTLVVMSLERYVAVCYPLRHATIITIRSTGVAIIVVWAFSSLSLLIRIFLLLNFPFDELDSLLMNDFCSAVAMLLGPLADDYDQAYTCILFVSAGVAIISSYIGVMVAARSASADKASAQKARNTLLLHLVQLGLSLFSTMFNPLLAGLSRILSRIVLVRIVNFFYVCIVISPRCLSALIYGLRDQTIKPILMYYLCCRPSQG, encoded by the coding sequence ATGTCGTATGCAACTCAGTTTCACACTAACATCACTGTTGAATTACAGTATCAAGGATTATTGGAAAGAGCGATTATTACCACTCTGACTACAGTACTatgctgtgtgtttctcttcatTAATGGGACCATGTTATTCACCCTGAGGAGTAAACCAGTGTTTTATGAGACCTCCCGTTACATTCTTCTGTATAACCTACTTTTAGCAGACACTGCACAGCTGGTACAAAGTCAGGTACTGTATCTACTGGCTGCATATAGAATAAAATTAACGTATCCTGTGTGTGGGTTTCTCAGCCTTTTTGCCAATCTTGTAACTGTGGTCTCTCCTCTCACCCTGGTTGTGATGTCTCTGGAGAGATATGTAGCTGTGTGCTACCCACTGAGGCATGCTACCATCATCACCATTAGAAGCACAGGGGTGGCCATCATTGTGGTTTGGGCCTTCAGTTCACTAAGTCTCCTCATTCGAATTTTTTTACTATTAAATTTTCCATTTGACGAGTTGGACAGCCTGCTGATGAATGACTTTTGCTCTGCTGTAGCTATGTTGCTTGGGCCCTTAGCTGATGATTATGATCAAGCCTACACTtgtattctgtttgtttcagcagGTGTTGCAATCATTTCCTCCTATATCGGTGTGATGGTAGCAGCCAGGTCAGCTTCTGCAGACAAAGCTTCAGCACAAAAGGCTCGTAACACACTGTTGCTGCATCTGGTGCAGCTGGGCCTCAGTCTCTTCTCAACCATGTTCAATCCATTACTGGCAGGTCTTTCGAGAATATTATCAAGAATAGTATTAGTACGCATTGTTAATTTTTTCTATGTGTGTATTGTCATCTCCCCCAGATGTCTGAGTGCTCTCATTTATGGGCTCAGAGATCAGACCATTAAGCCCATTCTCATGTACTATCTCTGCTGTCGACCCAGCCAAGGCTGA